The window GATTTTCGGCGTTCCTGTCCGCAGGCTGAAATCATGGCGAGCTCGAACGACAGCGATATCAAGAGCCATACCCGGATCGCCCAGCTCGCGGTCGAGCGGGCCAAGCGGCTCGTCGAGGCCGGCAAAGATGTGTTCATTTTGCTCGACTCGATCACGCGAACGGCTCGCGCTTTTAACAATGCCATGGGCGGAGGCGGACGGACCATGAGCGGAGGCATCGACGCCCGCGCCATGGAAACGCCCAGAAAGCTTTTCTCCGCGGCGCGAAACACCGAGGAAGCCGGCTCACTCACGATTGTGGCCACGGCCCTGATCGAAACCGGCAGCCGCATGGACGAGCTCATCTTCCAGGAATTCAAAGGCACCGGGAACATGGAGATGGTCCTCGATCGCAAGATCAGCGATCAGCGCATCTATCCCGCGGTCGACATTTTCCTTTCCGGCACCCGCCGCGAGGAATTGCTGATGCAGCCCTGGGAATTGGAGAAAATCAATCTCATCCGGCGCGGCCTGGCAGGCCACAAACCGGGCGAAGCGATCGAGCGTCTGCTCATGTTCGTGAAGAAATTCCCGACCAACGAACAGATGCTGAAGGGCATTCCCGGGTAGGGAATTTGCGAATTGCGAATTGCAATTTGCGATCGAGGACTCCGATTGAAATCGCAAATCGAAAATCGCAAATCGGAAATTCTGGAGCCCGATTGGGAGGTCCTGCCTCCCGAGGAAAAGCGGAAACGGCAGGGGTTGGAGCCGCTCTTCAAATGGCTGGCCCTGATCATGGACGAAGTTGTCCGCGTTCCCGGGACGAAATTTCGTTTTGGCCTTGATCCGCTAATCGGACTCATTCCCGGCATCGGCGACACGAGTTCCGCGCTCGTTTCCGCGTTCGCTCTTATCCAGGCCGCCCGCCTTGGCGTCCCCAAGATTCTGCTGGCACGGATGTCGTTGAACATCCTGATCAACGAAATCATCGGCATTGTCCCGGGCGTGGGTGACGCCTTTTCGTTCTGGTTCAAGTCGAATGCGCGAAATTACGAGATCATCAAGAACCACCGTCTTGGCTCAACTACTCCCAGCCGGAGCGACTGGGTGTTTGTTATTGGAGTGCTTATCGCGCTCTTCGCCATCGTTTGCGCGGGGGTGGCGGTCAGCTTTCTGGTTCTCGGCGCGCTGGCGCGAATGCTCTTCGGGCGCTGAAGCTAGCGCAAATACCGCGAATAGATTGCCTGGAGACTGGCGCGGGCGAGGTGGTAATCGTGCGCAAACGATTCCAGGCTCCTGGCTCCGACGCGGTGCGCCAGTTTTTCCTGTTCGGTTTTGTCCGGCGGCAGGCTCGAGACGGTTTTGTTTTCCCAGCGGCGCAGGACCGACTCGATGGAGCGCAAGTAGAGATATTTTTCCTTGAGAACGGTCGCGTCCGTTTTCTGCAGGATTCCAGCGGCGGCCAGGTCCGAGATTGCACCAATCATTTGCGGGTTCCAGATCCCAGCCCGCATCTGGAGCGCCTGCACGAGAAATTCTGCCTGGATTACTCCGCCGGTCCCGGTTTTGAAATCGAGTTCATCCGAGGCTCCGGCGCGGTCTCGCCGGATTCGTTGGAACATCGCGTCAATCTGGGCGAACAAATCCATTCGCTGCCCCACCTGCCTCCAGACACGTTGGGCCAGCTCCATGAATTCATTTTGTAACGGCCCGGCGATGGGTCGCGCCCGGGTCAGCGCCTGCACTTCCCAGAGCTGGCCGCGGGTTTGGTAGTAGGCTTCGTAGGCAGGCAGCGAACAGGAAAGGATGCCTTTCTCACCGTCCGGACGCAGGCGCGCATCCAGCGTCCAGATGCTCCCTTCCGCGGTCGGTTGCGCCATCGTCACGATGAGATTCTGCGCGGACCGCACATCTTCCCCGACAAAGAAGACGTCGAGGTCGGCCCCATAACCGATCTCGGCGCCGCCGAATTTCCCGAGCGCAACGATGGTGAGATCGCTTTCGCTTCCCCGCAGCCGATTCACAAAAAGCAGACAGGCCTCAGCCAGCGCGGAGTGTTCGGCGAAAACCGACGACAGGTCCGCGAGACCGAGGACATCACGGAGGAAAATCCTGAGCAACTGGGTCTGCCGATAAGCGCGAAGCAGATCGAGCGACTCCGCCGTCACTTTCAACGCCTCAAGGTTCCGGGTATGCCGGGCGAGGCTGACTTCGCGGTCCAGCATTCCGGCGCGGGTGATTTCCTCCAATAATTGAGGACGGCGAATGAGCACGTCACCAAATCGGCGGCTGGAATCGAAGGTTTGGACGAGGAGCTCGAGGAGCTTCGGGTTCACCACGAGCAGTTCGAAAAGCATGCTACGCAAACCATAGGCCTCGACGAAACGAATGAACTGATTCAAGGCCACGTCGGGATCGGCCGCCCGGGCCAGCCACCGAAACAGGAGCGGGCGAAGATTGCGCAACAC is drawn from Chthoniobacterales bacterium and contains these coding sequences:
- a CDS encoding DUF4112 domain-containing protein, which translates into the protein MKSQIENRKSEILEPDWEVLPPEEKRKRQGLEPLFKWLALIMDEVVRVPGTKFRFGLDPLIGLIPGIGDTSSALVSAFALIQAARLGVPKILLARMSLNILINEIIGIVPGVGDAFSFWFKSNARNYEIIKNHRLGSTTPSRSDWVFVIGVLIALFAIVCAGVAVSFLVLGALARMLFGR